In Pedobacter heparinus DSM 2366, the following are encoded in one genomic region:
- a CDS encoding PVC-type heme-binding CxxCH protein, with translation MKALNLKRNLIWITMVAVVFASCSKKKKYEESRTAEESISTFDMLNGFKAEVYATEPNVTDPVELTFDEEGNAYVIEMGDYPYKAVKGQGKGQIRKLIDKDHDGKIDTSVIFASKLESGTSILPWEGGLLVTAAPNIFFMKDTTGDGKADIKEVLFTGFFEDNSEAQITSLRYGIDNWIYANNGGMAGEITFSRKPNAPALQIKGGDFRFRLDKGLFEVESGAGQYGLDMDDLGHRFYTNNSRHISNSPIAGRYLKRHDHMNFKSVVNIYAAEPIMYQATPAPWWRAERTKARNANFEKEKLDRKEYAEGRFTAASGGTIYAGDAYPKEFYGSSFIGDVAGSLVHRDIIEIGNDGPFFNAKRSAKEEKREFIASTDPWFRPCNFTLGYDGNLYMVDMYRQHIETPVSIPDSLKMDMDFMRGNNFGRIYRIVSTEAKAQKSLPPHMRNQFGQELVAYLGHPNRWWRLNAQRIIIERKDKSAIPALVKMFNEDKNPISRLHALYTLEGLDALNAELVGKALTDANAGLREHGAILSERFPELAGQLVKTIADPVGLVSLQATLSAGQLKAGQVVPAFASLIEKKYKDMWFSNAVLSSNPGSSFELVDQLAKNGAFFTAPDSAKLAFVKNISTIIGSRKSGAEVSKLLAFFSSPAVKTDQKWVQEGLNGLATGFKKSKNKEGNAAIAATLKKLEGSAVAENKKAYQDAAEALKGS, from the coding sequence ATGAAAGCTCTGAACCTTAAAAGAAACCTGATATGGATTACTATGGTGGCAGTTGTATTTGCCTCCTGTTCAAAAAAGAAAAAGTATGAAGAGTCCCGAACGGCCGAGGAATCTATCAGTACTTTTGATATGCTGAATGGTTTTAAAGCCGAAGTATATGCTACCGAACCGAATGTCACCGATCCTGTTGAGCTCACGTTTGATGAGGAGGGCAATGCTTATGTCATTGAGATGGGTGATTATCCGTATAAGGCGGTAAAAGGACAGGGTAAGGGCCAGATCCGTAAGCTGATCGATAAGGACCACGATGGAAAAATAGATACCTCTGTTATTTTTGCCAGCAAACTTGAAAGTGGCACCAGTATATTGCCATGGGAAGGCGGCTTGCTCGTCACCGCTGCACCCAATATTTTCTTCATGAAAGATACCACTGGCGACGGTAAGGCTGACATTAAAGAAGTGCTGTTTACCGGCTTCTTTGAAGACAATTCTGAAGCTCAGATTACGAGTTTGAGGTATGGTATCGACAACTGGATCTATGCCAATAATGGCGGGATGGCCGGTGAAATTACTTTTAGCCGTAAACCAAATGCCCCTGCCTTACAGATCAAAGGGGGCGACTTCCGGTTCCGACTGGATAAAGGCCTGTTTGAAGTAGAGTCTGGTGCCGGTCAGTATGGCTTGGATATGGACGATCTTGGACACCGGTTTTATACCAATAATTCCAGGCACATTTCCAATTCGCCCATTGCCGGCAGGTACCTGAAACGCCACGATCATATGAACTTTAAGTCTGTAGTGAACATTTATGCTGCTGAACCGATCATGTACCAGGCTACCCCTGCACCATGGTGGCGTGCAGAACGTACAAAAGCACGCAATGCGAATTTTGAAAAAGAAAAACTGGATAGAAAGGAATATGCTGAAGGACGTTTTACTGCAGCTTCGGGCGGAACGATTTATGCCGGCGATGCCTATCCGAAAGAATTTTATGGCAGTAGTTTTATTGGCGATGTAGCCGGAAGCCTGGTGCACCGCGATATTATTGAAATTGGCAACGACGGGCCTTTTTTTAATGCAAAACGCAGCGCAAAAGAAGAGAAACGTGAATTCATAGCTTCAACAGATCCATGGTTCAGGCCATGTAACTTTACCCTGGGCTATGATGGTAACCTGTATATGGTGGATATGTACCGTCAGCACATCGAAACACCAGTATCTATTCCTGATTCCCTGAAAATGGATATGGACTTTATGCGTGGCAATAATTTTGGCCGCATTTACCGTATTGTTTCTACTGAAGCAAAAGCACAGAAATCATTGCCACCGCACATGCGGAACCAATTTGGTCAGGAACTGGTGGCTTACCTGGGTCATCCAAACCGCTGGTGGCGTTTAAATGCCCAGCGCATCATCATTGAGCGTAAAGACAAATCGGCTATCCCGGCTTTGGTCAAAATGTTCAACGAGGATAAAAACCCGATCAGCAGGCTGCACGCCCTGTATACTTTAGAAGGCCTGGATGCCCTGAATGCCGAGCTGGTAGGTAAAGCATTAACCGATGCCAATGCAGGTTTAAGAGAGCATGGCGCCATCCTTTCAGAGCGCTTCCCGGAACTGGCGGGTCAGCTGGTAAAAACCATTGCTGATCCTGTAGGACTGGTTTCTTTACAGGCAACATTAAGCGCCGGACAGCTGAAGGCTGGACAGGTAGTACCTGCTTTTGCCAGTCTCATAGAAAAGAAATATAAAGACATGTGGTTCAGCAATGCCGTGTTGAGCTCAAATCCCGGTTCATCATTTGAACTGGTAGATCAGCTGGCCAAAAATGGGGCTTTCTTTACTGCTCCCGATTCTGCGAAACTGGCTTTTGTAAAAAATATTTCGACCATTATCGGCTCCCGGAAATCGGGTGCAGAGGTATCAAAACTGCTTGCTTTCTTCTCTTCGCCTGCTGTAAAAACAGATCAGAAATGGGTGCAGGAAGGTTTGAATGGCCTGGCTACCGGATTTAAAAAATCTAAAAACAAGGAAGGTAATGCAGCCATTGCCGCTACGCTTAAAAAGCTGGAAGGCAGTGCGGTTGCAGAAAATAAAAAGGCATATCAGGATGCTGCCGAAGCTTTAAAAGGAAGTTGA
- a CDS encoding amidohydrolase family protein codes for MDFKKSKTKPSASLSRRKFIAGTGLLLAGTALKLQANPLSTLSTHSPLDSLFAEPIIDIHQHTDYMGRTTEQLIAHQRAMGITKTILLPSGRPVNSASTHFGVGNGLQAKATGNTICYGLAKKYPKEFLFGANEVPDLPDALQEIEKYLKLGASVIGESKFGVECDSPEMQKIYELAQAYNVPVLMHWQYEMYNYGLERFYKMLEKYPKVNFIGHSQTWWANIDRNHLDQKVLYPKTKVTPGGLTDQLLSNYDNIYGDLSAGSGLGSMTRDEDHARAFIEKHQDRLLFGSDCTDITGHIDNCFGAKIIAEVRKLSPTKKIERKILYHNAKKLFRL; via the coding sequence ATGGATTTTAAAAAATCAAAAACGAAACCATCCGCATCCCTGTCCCGGCGCAAGTTTATTGCCGGGACAGGCCTGCTGCTGGCCGGAACTGCCTTAAAACTACAGGCGAACCCGCTCTCTACGCTCTCTACGCATTCTCCGCTCGATTCACTTTTTGCTGAGCCGATTATTGACATCCACCAGCATACCGATTACATGGGGCGTACTACCGAACAGCTGATTGCGCACCAGCGGGCCATGGGGATTACCAAAACCATTCTTTTGCCTTCAGGCCGTCCGGTTAATTCGGCCAGTACACACTTTGGCGTAGGCAACGGCTTGCAGGCCAAAGCTACCGGAAACACCATTTGCTACGGACTGGCAAAAAAATATCCTAAAGAATTTTTGTTTGGTGCCAATGAGGTGCCCGACCTGCCGGATGCCCTTCAAGAAATTGAAAAATATTTAAAGCTGGGTGCTTCTGTTATAGGGGAGTCTAAATTTGGGGTAGAATGTGATTCGCCGGAGATGCAGAAGATCTATGAGCTGGCACAGGCCTATAATGTTCCGGTGCTGATGCACTGGCAGTATGAAATGTACAACTATGGCCTGGAGCGCTTTTATAAAATGCTGGAAAAATATCCTAAGGTGAACTTCATCGGGCACTCCCAAACCTGGTGGGCTAATATTGACAGGAACCACCTGGACCAGAAGGTGCTTTATCCGAAAACAAAGGTGACCCCCGGCGGATTGACAGACCAGCTGCTGAGCAATTACGACAATATTTACGGCGACTTGTCGGCAGGTTCAGGACTAGGTTCCATGACCAGGGATGAGGACCATGCGCGTGCCTTTATAGAAAAACATCAGGACAGGTTGCTTTTTGGCAGCGACTGTACCGATATAACCGGGCATATAGACAATTGTTTCGGGGCAAAAATAATTGCCGAGGTAAGGAAATTATCGCCCACAAAAAAAATAGAAAGAAAGATCTTATACCACAATGCAAAAAAACTGTTCCGCCTGTAA
- a CDS encoding high-potential iron-sulfur protein, producing the protein MKIQNNSRRAFLQKFLSAGLVVVAGGAVLSSCNGDSPKESGTVTGETPKAGADTAKSASAGSGADDFKCGDYSNVSPEELAKRKKLGYVEKSPDPERECQKCNLFIPKGAEKTCGGCILFKGPVNKEGSCTYWAEQVS; encoded by the coding sequence ATGAAGATTCAAAATAACTCACGCAGGGCTTTCCTGCAAAAATTTCTTTCGGCCGGACTGGTGGTAGTTGCCGGTGGTGCAGTTTTAAGCAGTTGTAATGGTGACAGCCCTAAAGAAAGCGGAACAGTAACCGGGGAAACCCCTAAGGCAGGGGCGGATACCGCAAAATCAGCTTCGGCAGGGAGCGGTGCCGACGATTTTAAATGTGGTGATTATTCTAATGTAAGTCCGGAAGAGCTGGCCAAACGTAAGAAACTCGGCTATGTAGAGAAATCCCCTGATCCGGAAAGAGAATGCCAAAAATGTAATCTTTTTATTCCAAAAGGTGCGGAAAAAACCTGCGGAGGATGCATTCTTTTCAAAGGACCTGTTAACAAGGAAGGTTCCTGCACCTATTGGGCTGAACAGGTTTCCTAA
- a CDS encoding neutral/alkaline non-lysosomal ceramidase N-terminal domain-containing protein — protein MKRPILFSTLCCVVFLITSVYAQKTALAEAADWKAGVARVVITPKQPMAMAGFASRNHPSEGTLHDLWAKALALEDANGKKALLITTDLLGFPKDVSNHIRDRIKSKFGLDRDQVLLNSSHTHSGPVLQDALTDIYLLDAVQLEKIKQYSLALEDQIVKLAGEALGKMEPAALYAQNGVTRFEVNRRNNPVATLTKVTELKGPSDWAVPVIKVVNKKGELKAIAFGYACHNTVLERYEWSGDYAGFAQIEVEKYHPGTTAMFFQGAGADQNPLPRGTVPLAKQYGRELAAAVDRVIEEDMRKLPATLSTAYSEINLPLGAVPNKEELTQIAKTTPVAYQKRWAERMIGKIDKGEQLIRSYPYPVQVWSIGGQALVALGGELTVEYSIITKQMFGQDAFVLGYSNDVMTYIPSCSILQEGGYEGDAARMVYGMPAKWDVTVETRILNEVILQAEKAGVPKIVR, from the coding sequence ATGAAGAGACCAATTTTATTTTCAACGCTTTGCTGTGTTGTTTTTTTAATTACTTCAGTATACGCACAAAAAACTGCTCTTGCTGAAGCGGCCGACTGGAAAGCTGGCGTTGCCAGGGTTGTAATTACCCCAAAGCAGCCCATGGCAATGGCCGGCTTTGCCAGCCGTAACCATCCTTCTGAGGGTACCCTGCACGACTTATGGGCCAAAGCACTTGCCCTGGAAGATGCCAATGGCAAAAAGGCCTTACTGATTACCACCGACCTTTTAGGTTTTCCAAAAGATGTGTCTAACCACATCAGGGACAGGATTAAAAGCAAATTTGGTTTAGACCGCGACCAGGTATTGCTGAACAGCTCACATACCCATTCGGGTCCGGTTTTACAGGATGCGCTGACAGACATTTACCTGCTGGATGCTGTACAACTGGAAAAGATCAAGCAATATTCACTTGCACTGGAAGACCAGATTGTTAAACTTGCAGGTGAGGCCCTGGGTAAAATGGAGCCTGCTGCACTTTATGCACAAAATGGGGTAACCAGATTTGAGGTTAACCGTCGCAACAACCCTGTAGCTACTTTAACCAAGGTTACAGAATTGAAGGGGCCAAGTGATTGGGCAGTTCCGGTAATCAAAGTAGTGAATAAAAAAGGAGAGCTGAAAGCCATTGCTTTTGGTTATGCTTGTCACAATACCGTTTTGGAACGCTATGAATGGTCTGGCGATTATGCCGGTTTTGCCCAGATAGAGGTTGAAAAATACCATCCGGGAACTACGGCCATGTTTTTTCAGGGTGCTGGTGCAGATCAGAACCCCCTGCCTCGCGGTACTGTACCTCTGGCCAAACAATATGGCCGGGAACTGGCAGCTGCGGTTGACCGTGTAATTGAAGAGGACATGCGGAAATTACCTGCTACCCTGTCTACCGCCTATTCGGAAATAAATTTGCCATTGGGTGCTGTTCCAAATAAAGAAGAGTTGACCCAAATTGCTAAAACAACGCCGGTAGCTTATCAGAAACGCTGGGCCGAACGTATGATCGGTAAGATAGATAAAGGAGAGCAACTGATCCGCTCGTACCCATATCCTGTACAGGTGTGGTCAATTGGGGGTCAGGCCCTTGTAGCCTTAGGGGGCGAACTCACTGTAGAATATTCCATTATCACTAAGCAGATGTTTGGCCAGGACGCCTTTGTTTTGGGCTATAGCAATGATGTGATGACCTATATTCCTTCCTGTTCCATTTTACAGGAAGGCGGCTATGAAGGTGATGCTGCCAGAATGGTATATGGTATGCCCGCAAAATGGGATGTAACAGTTGAAACCAGGATTTTAAACGAAGTGATTTTGCAGGCCGAAAAAGCTGGCGTGCCAAAAATTGTCAGATAA
- the nagA gene encoding N-acetylglucosamine-6-phosphate deacetylase produces the protein MLQNTYKIVGGKIITPYRIIDQGTLLITGDKIAQISEGDIHAPGAIEIDARGNYVSPGFIDIHIHGGGGHDFMDGNETAFLKIAETHARFGTTAMVPTTLTSTREELLNTLDIYKEADKKNTMGAKFIGMHLEGPYFSPDQRGAQDPRFIRNPDPKEYEAIIAHSDVIKRWSAAPELPGAIPFGRYLKSKGIIAAIAHTDAIYEETLEAFENGYTLATHLYSCMSGVTRRNAYRYAGVIESAYLIDEMDVEIIADGIHLPAALLQLVYKIKGTVKTALITDAMRGAGMPPGDSILGNIATGMKVIVEDGVAKLPDRSAFAGSVATTDRLVRNMVQMAHVPLTEAIKMISTTPARIMGIQDSTGSLIEGKQADVVIFDENIDIRMTMVNGHIVYTKP, from the coding sequence ATGCTTCAGAATACTTATAAAATAGTTGGCGGAAAGATCATTACGCCTTATCGCATCATTGATCAGGGAACACTGTTAATTACAGGAGATAAAATTGCACAGATCAGCGAAGGGGATATCCATGCCCCCGGTGCTATTGAAATTGATGCCCGGGGGAACTATGTTTCCCCGGGTTTTATAGACATCCATATCCATGGGGGTGGCGGTCATGATTTTATGGATGGCAACGAAACGGCTTTTCTTAAAATTGCTGAAACGCATGCCAGGTTTGGTACAACGGCCATGGTACCTACCACGCTGACCAGCACCCGTGAAGAGCTGCTGAATACGCTGGATATTTATAAAGAGGCAGATAAAAAGAATACCATGGGTGCAAAATTTATCGGTATGCACCTGGAAGGGCCTTATTTCTCGCCAGATCAGCGCGGTGCCCAGGATCCGCGTTTTATCCGTAACCCTGACCCGAAAGAGTATGAAGCCATTATAGCCCATTCTGATGTCATTAAACGCTGGAGTGCTGCCCCTGAATTACCAGGGGCCATTCCATTTGGCAGGTACCTGAAAAGTAAGGGCATTATTGCTGCAATTGCACATACCGATGCCATTTATGAGGAAACACTGGAAGCCTTTGAAAACGGTTACACCCTGGCCACCCATCTTTATTCCTGCATGTCGGGCGTAACCCGCCGTAATGCTTACCGCTATGCGGGTGTGATAGAAAGCGCTTACCTGATTGATGAGATGGATGTAGAGATCATTGCAGATGGCATACACCTGCCTGCAGCCCTGCTGCAACTGGTGTATAAAATAAAAGGCACAGTAAAAACGGCATTGATTACAGATGCCATGCGGGGTGCCGGGATGCCGCCTGGCGACAGCATATTGGGCAACATTGCTACCGGTATGAAGGTAATTGTGGAAGATGGGGTAGCCAAACTGCCCGACCGCAGTGCTTTTGCCGGAAGTGTGGCCACTACAGACAGACTGGTACGTAACATGGTCCAAATGGCACACGTACCCTTAACTGAAGCTATAAAAATGATCAGCACTACGCCTGCGCGCATCATGGGTATTCAGGACAGCACAGGATCACTGATTGAGGGCAAACAGGCTGATGTGGTCATTTTTGATGAGAACATCGATATCCGGATGACCATGGTAAATGGCCATATAGTGTATACAAAGCCTTAA
- a CDS encoding PAS domain-containing protein: MPTIDGLFDLESLEKKVLELNSKSDVLLTRVLSHYVQGIELLFPEMHCTIMQVKNGRLYSWVASSLPKDYAEEIEGGQIADNVGSCGTAAFLKQTVIVADIGKDPRWEGYREIALASNLLACWSRPIVNSVGEVMATFAIYYNEVKVPTEDELNIIERASSLLQIILESRQYAEALKSSNELYDYVNKATNDAIYDWDIITNNLEWGGAFFRIFGYLPDGEKFPIQRWIEMIHQSDIDPVTKSLREALREVTTTHWTAQYRFKRGDGSYAFIEENGYILRNNDGEAIRMIGVLRDITQRTQHELEIKEHLERYNAVSKATSDAIWDYDLLSQKVIWNNGVKEIFGYEQVEEVYQWWYDHVHPDDVLEITALVDACKSEKRSRWTAEYRFKCSDGNYKFVLDRGFLLFDDNGEAVRMIGAMQDITERINYIHTIETQNHRLRDIAWAQTHLVRAPLARIMGLVQLLREPGGYVTDEDQLLSYLHDSATELDKVIKGIIERSV, encoded by the coding sequence ATGCCAACAATAGATGGATTATTCGATCTTGAATCGCTTGAAAAGAAAGTTTTGGAGTTAAATTCAAAGTCCGATGTTTTACTTACGCGGGTACTGTCGCATTATGTGCAGGGTATAGAGTTGTTGTTCCCTGAAATGCATTGTACCATCATGCAGGTGAAAAACGGCAGGCTGTATAGCTGGGTTGCTTCTTCTTTACCTAAAGATTATGCTGAAGAAATTGAAGGAGGCCAGATTGCAGATAATGTGGGTTCCTGTGGCACAGCGGCTTTTTTAAAGCAAACGGTAATTGTAGCAGATATTGGTAAGGACCCGAGGTGGGAGGGCTACAGGGAAATTGCATTGGCTTCCAATCTGCTGGCCTGCTGGTCCAGGCCAATTGTGAATTCGGTGGGTGAAGTTATGGCTACATTTGCCATTTATTACAACGAGGTTAAAGTGCCAACTGAAGATGAGTTAAATATCATTGAACGGGCCAGTTCCCTGTTGCAGATAATTCTGGAGAGCAGGCAATACGCTGAAGCCTTGAAATCGAGCAATGAGCTGTATGATTATGTGAACAAGGCTACTAATGATGCCATATACGACTGGGATATCATTACCAACAACCTGGAGTGGGGAGGCGCTTTTTTCAGGATATTCGGCTACCTGCCTGATGGCGAAAAGTTTCCCATTCAAAGGTGGATTGAAATGATCCATCAGAGTGATATTGATCCGGTTACCAAAAGTTTGCGTGAGGCTTTAAGGGAGGTCACTACAACCCACTGGACGGCGCAGTACCGGTTTAAGCGGGGTGATGGGAGCTATGCATTTATAGAAGAAAACGGATACATTTTAAGGAATAATGATGGTGAGGCCATTAGAATGATTGGTGTTTTACGTGATATTACGCAGCGCACACAGCACGAACTGGAAATAAAAGAACATCTGGAACGTTACAATGCGGTGTCTAAGGCAACCAGCGATGCGATATGGGACTACGATTTGCTGAGCCAAAAAGTGATCTGGAACAATGGGGTCAAAGAAATTTTTGGCTATGAGCAGGTAGAAGAGGTTTACCAGTGGTGGTACGATCATGTGCACCCGGATGATGTATTGGAGATTACGGCTCTTGTAGATGCCTGTAAAAGTGAGAAGCGCTCGCGCTGGACTGCCGAATATCGCTTTAAGTGCAGTGACGGCAATTATAAGTTTGTGCTGGACAGGGGATTCTTGTTGTTCGACGACAATGGTGAGGCTGTAAGGATGATTGGGGCCATGCAGGACATTACCGAGCGCATTAATTATATCCATACCATTGAAACCCAGAACCACAGGCTTCGTGATATTGCATGGGCACAAACGCACCTGGTTAGGGCACCCCTGGCACGTATTATGGGCTTGGTGCAATTGCTTAGGGAACCTGGAGGTTATGTTACCGATGAGGATCAGCTGCTCAGTTACCTTCATGATTCAGCAACTGAACTTGATAAAGTGATCAAAGGGATCATTGAGAGAAGTGTTTAA
- a CDS encoding DUF4286 family protein yields MFLYNVTTIVEDAAAERWLKWMEEVHIPQVMGTGKFVSHRLLRVLDSPNEGVTYCAQYVAAQMADYLDYQEKFAPALQADVNKHFENQFVAFRTLMEYID; encoded by the coding sequence ATGTTTTTATACAACGTAACTACAATAGTTGAAGATGCCGCGGCCGAACGCTGGCTGAAATGGATGGAAGAAGTACATATACCACAGGTAATGGGCACCGGAAAATTTGTTTCACACCGTTTGCTCAGGGTATTGGACTCCCCAAATGAAGGGGTAACTTATTGTGCCCAGTACGTTGCAGCCCAGATGGCCGATTACCTGGATTATCAGGAAAAGTTTGCCCCTGCCTTGCAGGCCGATGTGAACAAACATTTCGAAAATCAGTTTGTTGCCTTCCGCACTTTAATGGAATATATCGATTAA
- a CDS encoding tetratricopeptide repeat protein gives MKKVAVIVLLCFAHLFCLAQDNVDDALAYQYYQQGQYQQAVVLLEKLFNNTRSDAYFELYFNSLLKLKRFDDAEKTVKKLIRQNPKNLQYGIALARIYQDKGQTDAANKLYMQVIANLPADEFKIREIANHFYSFQAYDLAISAFLQGRKILNNEQPFTYELLSIYRYKKDKHMLVQEYLNALPQMPQLLPQAESVLATVFEDNSDYQLLQSALLKKIQKEPQTEVYTKLLIWQYLQQQEYEMALRQLMAQDKRTRDDGGTLFNAAGTFIDNKAYPTAIEAYEYILSKGKESPWYLPAKVEMINAKYQLVIAGHFDKKAITELAAAYQAIIDEYGKSRQTIFALKKWANLQAYYLDDLPKAENALEELLKTPGIPATEAGQAKLDLGDIYILTQQPWEAFLIYEQVAKQFDNQEIGNEARYRSARLSFYQGNFAYAKSQSDVLKASTSQLISNDALNLSLLIADNLQTPTDSNALKMYADAEMLQFRNLPMKAIAKLDSINIAFPNNSLTDDILMAKSKIYIKSNETDKAVAALKAIIDLKDSSIWADDALFTLADLYEKSGKDNEQAKNLYQKLINDYPGSMYTAEARKRFRKLRGDNVGT, from the coding sequence ATGAAAAAAGTAGCTGTAATTGTTTTGCTGTGTTTTGCACACTTGTTTTGCCTGGCGCAGGACAATGTAGACGATGCACTGGCCTATCAGTATTACCAGCAGGGCCAGTATCAGCAAGCTGTTGTCCTATTGGAAAAGCTCTTCAATAATACCAGAAGCGATGCCTATTTTGAACTTTATTTCAATTCACTGTTAAAACTTAAACGCTTTGACGATGCAGAAAAAACAGTTAAGAAACTGATCAGGCAAAATCCTAAAAACCTGCAGTACGGTATTGCACTTGCACGTATTTATCAGGACAAAGGCCAGACCGACGCTGCCAATAAGTTATATATGCAGGTGATTGCCAACCTTCCTGCCGACGAATTTAAGATCAGGGAAATTGCCAATCATTTTTACAGTTTCCAGGCCTACGACCTGGCCATTTCTGCTTTTTTACAGGGCCGGAAAATACTGAACAACGAGCAGCCTTTTACTTACGAACTATTGAGCATTTACCGTTATAAAAAGGACAAGCATATGCTGGTGCAGGAATACCTGAATGCACTGCCACAAATGCCACAGCTGCTGCCACAGGCCGAAAGTGTTTTGGCAACAGTATTTGAAGACAACAGCGATTACCAGCTGCTGCAGTCGGCCCTGCTCAAAAAGATACAAAAAGAGCCGCAGACAGAGGTATATACCAAATTGCTCATCTGGCAATACCTGCAGCAGCAGGAATATGAAATGGCACTGCGACAGCTTATGGCACAGGATAAACGCACAAGAGATGACGGCGGAACTTTATTTAATGCAGCCGGTACCTTTATAGACAATAAAGCTTATCCAACAGCCATTGAGGCTTACGAATACATCCTCAGCAAAGGTAAGGAAAGCCCCTGGTACCTGCCTGCAAAAGTGGAAATGATCAATGCCAAATATCAGTTGGTTATCGCCGGGCATTTTGATAAAAAAGCAATTACCGAGCTGGCCGCAGCATACCAGGCCATTATCGACGAATATGGCAAGAGCAGGCAGACGATCTTTGCCCTGAAGAAATGGGCAAACCTGCAGGCCTATTACCTGGACGACCTGCCCAAAGCTGAAAATGCACTGGAAGAACTACTCAAAACGCCTGGCATTCCGGCCACCGAGGCAGGTCAGGCTAAATTAGATCTGGGCGACATTTATATCCTTACTCAGCAGCCCTGGGAAGCCTTCCTGATCTATGAACAGGTAGCTAAACAGTTCGATAACCAGGAAATTGGCAACGAAGCCCGGTACCGCTCTGCCCGCTTATCCTTTTATCAGGGCAATTTTGCCTACGCCAAGTCGCAGTCCGATGTGCTCAAAGCCTCTACCTCGCAACTGATTTCCAATGATGCACTGAACCTGAGCCTGCTGATAGCTGATAACCTGCAAACTCCGACAGACAGCAATGCACTTAAAATGTATGCCGATGCCGAAATGCTGCAGTTCAGGAACCTGCCCATGAAAGCAATCGCCAAACTGGACAGCATCAACATCGCCTTTCCAAACAACAGCCTCACCGATGATATTTTAATGGCCAAATCAAAAATCTATATCAAAAGCAATGAAACAGATAAGGCTGTTGCGGCCCTGAAGGCCATTATAGATTTAAAGGATAGCAGTATCTGGGCAGATGATGCCCTGTTTACCCTGGCCGATCTGTATGAGAAAAGCGGGAAGGACAATGAACAGGCCAAAAATCTGTATCAGAAACTGATCAATGACTACCCCGGCAGTATGTATACTGCTGAAGCACGCAAACGTTTCAGAAAACTTAGGGGAGACAATGTGGGTACATAA
- the rfbC gene encoding dTDP-4-dehydrorhamnose 3,5-epimerase, which translates to MQITQTPLAGLLVIEPKVWKDNRGYFYESYNAKLFAEAGISANFVQDNQSFSQKGALRGMHAQSPPFEQGKLVRVLQGAVWDIAVDIRKASPTYGQHFGVELSSENHKQLWVPPGFLHGFLTLEDQTIFTYKVSNYYDKASEIGVMWNDPDLNINWNASIPEQDLLLSDKDLLLSAFKDFKSPF; encoded by the coding sequence ATGCAAATTACACAAACACCATTGGCCGGCCTTTTAGTAATTGAGCCTAAGGTATGGAAAGACAACCGTGGTTATTTTTACGAAAGCTATAATGCAAAGCTATTTGCTGAGGCCGGCATCAGTGCTAATTTTGTGCAGGACAACCAGTCCTTCTCACAAAAAGGGGCACTGCGCGGAATGCACGCACAAAGTCCACCCTTTGAGCAGGGAAAGCTGGTCCGTGTACTGCAGGGTGCGGTATGGGATATTGCAGTCGACATCAGAAAAGCATCCCCTACTTATGGTCAGCATTTTGGTGTTGAGCTGAGCAGCGAAAACCACAAACAGCTTTGGGTACCCCCCGGATTTCTGCATGGTTTTTTAACGCTGGAAGACCAGACCATTTTTACTTACAAAGTAAGCAATTACTATGATAAGGCCTCAGAAATCGGGGTGATGTGGAACGATCCTGACCTGAACATCAACTGGAATGCCAGCATTCCTGAACAGGACCTGCTCTTGTCTGATAAAGACCTCCTCCTTTCTGCTTTTAAGGATTTTAAAAGCCCTTTCTGA